GGTGAATAGCATACAGGCCAGTCGCCATGCCTTTTTTCTCCATCGTCGCCATATCGGCTTCGGCGACTTTGGTATTACGGCATTCTGCAATGAAATCGGTCAGTGCCGGGTTCGTGGCAGCGGCCTGTGCGGCAAGAGGGTGGCCTGCGGCAACAGCGACGTACGTCACGCCCATGAACGTATCCGGGCGCGTGGTGTAAACGGTCAACTTCTCGTTGCTGTCCGCTACGTCAAAGGTGATTTCCACCCCTTCAGAACGGCCGATCCAGTTACGCTGCATGGTTTTGACCTGCTCAGGCCAGCTTTCCAGCGTATCCAGATCGTTCAGCAATTGGTCTGCATAAGCGGTGATTTTGATAAACCACTGCGGAATCTCTTTGCGCTCAACTTTGGTATCGCAACGCCAGCAGCAGCCATCGATAACCTGCTCGTTCGCCAGTACAGTCTGGTCGTTCGGGCACCAGTTAACGGCGGAGGTTTTTTTATAAACCAGACCTTTCTCGTACAGCTTGGTGAAGAACCATTGTTCCCAGCGGTAGTAGTCTGGTTTACAGGTCGCGACTTCGCGATCCCAGTCATAGCCAAAGCCCAGCAGTTTAAGCTGGTTTTTCATGTAGTCGATATTGGCGTAAGTCCAGGGCGCTGGTGCGGTGTTGTTTTTGACCGCAGCCCCTTCTGCTGGCAGACCAAAGGCATCCCAACCGATCGGTTGCAGAACGTTTTTACCCAGCATGCGCTGATAACGGGAGATCACGTCGCCGATGGTGTAGTTACGGACGTGGCCCATATGTAGTCGGCCAGAAGGGTAAGGCAGCATGGAAAGGCAATAGTATTTTTCCTTGCCGGGCTGTTCGGTGACTTTAAATGTCTGCTTCTCTTGCCAGTGAAGCTGGACGTCCGCTTCTATCTCTTCTGGGCGGTATTGCTCTTGCATGGCTGCCAGGGGTCCTGTTTAGTGAAGAATCGCTACGTGTGAGTAGCCTGTTCTGATTCATAACAAAAGATCCGCATAGCATAGCCGTAAGCGGCGCGTGCAACAACACCCAGCGCCCGACTGAGGAATATTTCTGCTCTGTGAGCGACAGACTGCGAGGCGTTGCGCAAATTGGCGACAATTTATCAGGCGTACCGAAAAAATAATCTAAAATAGAGAGAGATAGGCAACGTATCGGTTTTGGCTTGGTGTGCCAGACGGAGAATAGTTGTGCTTTATCGCCCTTCAATCCGCTTATTCAGGAGGAAGCATGAATAAACTAGCCCGCTATTACCGCGAGTTAATGGCTTCAGTGACGGCCCGGCTGAACAACGGTGAGCGCGATCTCGATAGTCTGGTGCTGAGCGCCCGCAAAACCTTGCAGGAAGGTTCGGAGCTGACGCAGAAAGAAATAGAACAGGTCATTCAGGCTGTTCAGCGCGATCTCGAAGAGTTTGCCCGCAGCTATAACGAAAGTCAGGATGCGTTTACCGACAGCGTTTTTATGCGAGTTATCAAGGAAAGTCTGTGGCAGGAACTCGCGGATATTACGGATAAAACCCAGCTGGAGTGGCGTGAGATTTTTAAAGATGTGAACCATCACGGGGTGTATCACAGCGGTGAAGTGGTGGGGCTAGGTAATCTGGTGTGTGAGAACTGCCACCACCATATTGCGTTCTACACGCCGGAGGTTTTGCCACTCTGCCCGAAATGCTCGCATG
The genomic region above belongs to Pectobacterium colocasium and contains:
- a CDS encoding zinc ribbon-containing protein — its product is MNKLARYYRELMASVTARLNNGERDLDSLVLSARKTLQEGSELTQKEIEQVIQAVQRDLEEFARSYNESQDAFTDSVFMRVIKESLWQELADITDKTQLEWREIFKDVNHHGVYHSGEVVGLGNLVCENCHHHIAFYTPEVLPLCPKCSHDLFHRQPFQP